In Cyanobacteria bacterium FACHB-DQ100, a genomic segment contains:
- a CDS encoding response regulator — MNRIAIIDDNEAWCFVLALRLQQLGYVTSAFTQVQAFLPQMDQFDLVLVDFSMPTPAYQRSMDGPELICRIHQQLETPPLLVLISSFFTPDLLDQAADLCPEADAVLSKQTDTSELFAQIQHLLARRTGAREKEDWVLQPGASARAEGESSG; from the coding sequence ATGAATCGCATTGCAATTATTGATGACAACGAGGCTTGGTGCTTTGTGCTAGCCCTACGGTTACAGCAGCTGGGCTATGTCACGTCTGCGTTTACTCAAGTTCAAGCCTTCCTGCCTCAAATGGATCAATTTGACTTAGTGCTGGTGGATTTCTCAATGCCGACTCCAGCTTACCAACGCAGCATGGACGGACCCGAATTGATTTGTCGGATACACCAGCAGCTAGAGACGCCACCGCTGCTCGTCCTCATTTCCAGTTTTTTCACCCCAGACCTCCTCGACCAAGCTGCAGACCTTTGTCCCGAGGCCGATGCTGTGCTGAGTAAGCAGACCGATACCTCCGAACTCTTCGCTCAGATTCAGCACCTCCTTGCCCGTCGAACCGGAGCCCGAGAGAAGGAAGACTGGGTGCTGCAACCTGGGGCATCCGCTAGGGCTGAAGGTGAGAGTTCTGGCTAA
- a CDS encoding response regulator, whose translation MELRSATVKVILLVEPDDAVRPALRDNLHQWGYLVTVTLDGADALQRTRYSGESFDLILINQFKQSIDETVDLGRQIRQHADHFRRIPIVVMAEKYGPELEGKDIQVGESEYVTYLEDGQQLKHLLHTLCPL comes from the coding sequence ATGGAACTGAGATCAGCAACCGTAAAAGTTATCTTGCTTGTTGAGCCGGACGATGCAGTCCGTCCCGCTCTTCGAGACAACTTGCACCAGTGGGGTTATCTTGTGACGGTAACTTTGGATGGCGCAGATGCGCTCCAGCGAACTCGGTATAGCGGTGAGTCCTTTGATCTGATTCTGATCAATCAGTTCAAGCAGTCGATCGACGAAACGGTTGACCTGGGGCGGCAGATTCGTCAACACGCCGATCATTTTCGCCGGATTCCAATTGTGGTGATGGCTGAGAAGTATGGTCCCGAATTGGAAGGGAAAGATATCCAGGTCGGGGAAAGCGAGTACGTGACGTATCTTGAGGATGGGCAACAGTTAAAACATCTTCTCCACACCCTTTGCCCCCTTTAG
- a CDS encoding response regulator, which yields MCHSALLPNGLRVLVVDANADSSELLTLLFASYGVETTTATCVREAIQQIHQTRPDLLISELALPQEDGYALIRQVQALETTFNVRIPAIAVTVYTRTTDRLQALSAGFSRHLSKPIDFDELIATVASVTEKVEAV from the coding sequence ATGTGTCATTCTGCTTTACTGCCAAATGGTTTACGAGTGCTGGTCGTCGATGCAAACGCTGATTCATCTGAGCTACTGACGCTCTTGTTTGCTTCCTATGGTGTGGAGACGACGACAGCAACTTGTGTCCGCGAAGCGATTCAGCAGATTCACCAAACTCGTCCCGATCTCCTAATCAGCGAGCTTGCCCTGCCCCAGGAGGATGGATATGCGCTCATCCGCCAAGTGCAAGCGCTTGAGACAACTTTCAACGTCCGAATTCCTGCAATCGCTGTGACCGTCTATACCAGAACAACCGATCGGCTTCAGGCGCTCAGCGCCGGATTTTCCCGACACTTATCCAAGCCGATCGATTTCGACGAGCTGATTGCGACCGTGGCAAGCGTGACTGAGAAGGTTGAAGCGGTCTAG